The following nucleotide sequence is from Pseudomonas sp. S09G 359.
CGCTGTTCGGTGCGGTCATCACGCACGCGACGCAGGATGGTCTGGATGCGCGCCACCAGCTCGCGGGGTTCGAACGGCTTGGACATATAGTCGTCGGCCCCAAGCTCCAGGCCGATGATGCGGTCGGTGGGCTCGCAGCGGGCGGTGAGCATCAGGATCGGGATGTCCGATTCCGCACGCAACCAGCGGCACAGCGACAGGCCGTCTTCGCCCGGCAGCATCAGGTCGAGCACCACCACGTCAAAGGTTTCGGCTTGCATGGCCAGGCGCATCGCGGCGCCGTCGGTGACGCCGGTGGCGAGAATATTGAAGCGCGCCAGGTAGTCAATCAGCAGTTCGCGGATCGGTACATCGTCGTCGACAATCAGCGCGCGGGTGTTCCAACGCTTGTCTTCGGCGATCACCGCGGCTTTTTGCTCGTCGTTCACAGGGACGGAAGGGGTATGCATAGTGCGATCATCTGCCTGGTTGTTGCGGTCAGCATAGGCGCCCAGCCCCATGGCTGGAAGTGCTGGTCGGTGGGTCGTGCGGGCGAGTCTGGCGGTGGGGCGTGTTGTGGGCATGTCGTGAATGTATCAGTTTTGAAATAATTGCCCGAAACCCTCGCCAAATGGCGCTTGGTCAGTATTTACCGATCATCGGATCCCGCAACGGCGCCGCTTGCGCTACAATCCGCGCCGATTTCGACTTGCCTGAGAGCCCATTCCAATGTCCGTCTGCCAGACTCCTATCATCGTCGCCCTGGATTACCCCACTCGTGACGCCGCACTGAAGCTGGCTGACCAGTTGGACCCGAAGCTTTGCCGGGTCAAGGTCGGCAAGGAATTGTTCACCAGCTGTGCCGCAGAAATCGTCGGCACCCTGCGTGACAAAGGCTTCGAGGTGTTCCTCGACCTGAAATTCCACGACATCCCCAACACCACCGCGATGGCGGTGAAGGCCGCCGCCGAAATGGGCGTATGGATGGTCAACGTGCACTGCTCCGGCGGCCTGCGCATGATGACCGCGTGCCGCGAAGTGCTGGAACAGCGCAGCGGCCCCAAACCGTTGCTGATCGGCGTGACCGTACTCACCAGCATGGAGCGCGAAGACCTGGCCGGCATCGGCCTGGACATCGAGCCACAGGAGCAGGTATTGCGCCTCGCGGCCCTGGCGCAGAAAGCCGGCCTCGACGGCCTGGTGTGCTCGGCACTGGAAGCCCAGGCCCTGAAGACCGCCCACCCGTCGCTGCAGCTGGTGACCCCGGGGATTCGTCCGGCCGGCAGCGCCCAGGACGACCAGCGCCGCATCCTGACCCCGCGCCAGGCCCTGGACGCGGGTTCCGACTACCTGGTAATCGGTCGCCCGATCAGCCAGGCAGCCGACCCGGCGAAGGCACTGGCGGCGGTGGTAGCCGAGATCGCCTGATTCCTGAGGCGAACGCAATAAAAAATGTGGGAGGGGGCTTGCTCCCGATAGCGGTGTGACAGTCGAAATCTTTATTGACTGAACCACCGCCATCGGGAGCAAGTCGAATCGTCGCACCGCCCCTCCCACATTGACATCACCCACAGATAGATCCTGGGTGTATCAGCTGACCTTAAGCACCAACTTCCCAAAATTCTCGCCGTTGAACAGCTTCATCAGCGTTTCCGGGAATGTCTCCAGCCCCTCGACGATATCTTCCTTGCTCTTGAGCTTGCCCTGCGCCATCCAGCCGCCCATTTCCTGGCCGGCGGCGGCAAAGTTCGCGGCGTGGTCCATCACCACAAAGCCTTCCATGCGCGCGCGGTTGACCAGCAATGACAGATAGTTGGCCGGGCCTTTCACTGCTTCCTTGTTGTTGTACTGGCTGATGGCGCCGCAAATCACCACGCGGGCTTTCAGCGCCAGGCGGCTGAGCACGGCGTCGAGAATGTCACCGCCGACGTTATCGAAATACACGTCCACCCCCTTGGGGCACTCGCGCTTGAGGGCGGCGGGCACGTCTTCGCTCTTGTAGTCGATGGCCGCGTCGAAGCCCAGCTCATCCACCAGGAATTTGCACTTGTCGGCGCCGCCGGCAATGCCCACCACGCGGCAGCCTTTGATCTTGGCGATCTGCCCGGCAATGCTGCCCACGGCGCCCGCTGCGCCGGAGATCACTACGGTTTCGCCGGCTTTGGGGGCACCCGTGTCCAGCAGCGCGAAGTAGGCGGTCATGCCGGTCATGCCCAGGGCCGACAGGTAGCGCGGTAGCGGCGCCAACGTGGGGTCGACCTTATAGAAGCCGCGCGGCTCACCGAGGAAATAATCCTGCACGCCCAGCGCGCCATTCACGTAATCCCCCACCGCGAATTTTGGGTTGTTCGAGGCAATAACCTTTCCCACACCCAGTGCACGCATGACTTCGCCGATACCTACCGGCGGGATGTAGGACTTGCCCTCATTCATCCAGCCACGCATGGCCGGGTCAAGGGACAGGTATTCGTTGCGCACCAGCACTTGCCCGTCCTGGGGTGTGCCCACCGGCACCTCCTGGTAGGTGAAGGTGTCCCGGGTGGCCGCGCCGACCGGGCGCTTGGCGAGCAGGAATTGGCGGTTGGTCTGGGCGGTCATGGCAGCGACTCTTTTAGAAATGAACCTCAAGTGATAGACCCTGAATGACTTGGGAGCAAGGCTCACCGGGGGCGCGAATGCTCCTCGATAGGTGTTGCTGATAGTCAGCCGGTGGCCGTTATCACTGCGATCCATGCAGCGCTAACCGGCCTTTTGATAGTGCTGACGCGCTCCCGTCGGCGTTGGCTAGACTCGAGCCACGGTTATTTTCCCCATAGGACCCCCCCATGAGCATGACGTTTTCCGGCCAGGTCGCCCTGGTAACCGGCGCCGCCGCCGGTATTGGCCGCGCCACCGCGCTGGCGTTCGCCGCCGAAGGCTTGAAAGTCGTGGTTGCCGACCTGGATGTGGCGGGCGGCGAGGGCACCGCCGCGCTTATCCAGCAGGCTGGCGGTGAGGCACTGTTTGTGCGCTGCAACGTCACCCTGGAGGCGGATGTGCAGCAACTGATGGCGCAGACCCTTGCTGCTTATGGGCGCTTGGACTATGCCTTCAACAATGCCGGGATCGAGATCGAGAAGGGCAAGCTGGCGGATGGCAGCCTGGACGAGTTCGACGCCATCATGGGCGTCAACGTCAAGGGCGTGTGGCTGTGCATGAAGCACCAGTTGCCGCTGCTGCTGGCTCAGGGCGGTGGGGCTATCGTCAATACCGCCTCGGTGGCCGGTCTGGGCGCGGCGCCGAAAATGAGCATTTACGCTGCCTCCAAGCACGCGGTGATCGGCCTGACCAAATCGGCAGCCATCGAGTACGCGAAGAAGAAAATCCGTGTCAACGCGGTGTGCCCGGCGGTGATTGATACCGATATGTTCCGGCGTGCCTATGAGGCTGACCCGCGCAAAGCCGAATTCGCCGCCGCGATGCACCCGGTCGGGCGTATTGGCAAGGTCGAGGAAATCGCCAGCGCAGTG
It contains:
- a CDS encoding response regulator; protein product: MHTPSVPVNDEQKAAVIAEDKRWNTRALIVDDDVPIRELLIDYLARFNILATGVTDGAAMRLAMQAETFDVVVLDLMLPGEDGLSLCRWLRAESDIPILMLTARCEPTDRIIGLELGADDYMSKPFEPRELVARIQTILRRVRDDRTEQRANIRFDNWRLNSVLRQLVADDGLVVPLSNAEFRLLWVFIERPRRVLSREQLLDAARGRSIEAFDRSIDLLVSRLRQKLGDDPKAPQLIKTVRGEGYLFDARDIG
- the pyrF gene encoding orotidine-5'-phosphate decarboxylase, translated to MSVCQTPIIVALDYPTRDAALKLADQLDPKLCRVKVGKELFTSCAAEIVGTLRDKGFEVFLDLKFHDIPNTTAMAVKAAAEMGVWMVNVHCSGGLRMMTACREVLEQRSGPKPLLIGVTVLTSMEREDLAGIGLDIEPQEQVLRLAALAQKAGLDGLVCSALEAQALKTAHPSLQLVTPGIRPAGSAQDDQRRILTPRQALDAGSDYLVIGRPISQAADPAKALAAVVAEIA
- a CDS encoding NADP-dependent oxidoreductase — translated: MTAQTNRQFLLAKRPVGAATRDTFTYQEVPVGTPQDGQVLVRNEYLSLDPAMRGWMNEGKSYIPPVGIGEVMRALGVGKVIASNNPKFAVGDYVNGALGVQDYFLGEPRGFYKVDPTLAPLPRYLSALGMTGMTAYFALLDTGAPKAGETVVISGAAGAVGSIAGQIAKIKGCRVVGIAGGADKCKFLVDELGFDAAIDYKSEDVPAALKRECPKGVDVYFDNVGGDILDAVLSRLALKARVVICGAISQYNNKEAVKGPANYLSLLVNRARMEGFVVMDHAANFAAAGQEMGGWMAQGKLKSKEDIVEGLETFPETLMKLFNGENFGKLVLKVS
- a CDS encoding SDR family oxidoreductase, which encodes MSMTFSGQVALVTGAAAGIGRATALAFAAEGLKVVVADLDVAGGEGTAALIQQAGGEALFVRCNVTLEADVQQLMAQTLAAYGRLDYAFNNAGIEIEKGKLADGSLDEFDAIMGVNVKGVWLCMKHQLPLLLAQGGGAIVNTASVAGLGAAPKMSIYAASKHAVIGLTKSAAIEYAKKKIRVNAVCPAVIDTDMFRRAYEADPRKAEFAAAMHPVGRIGKVEEIASAVLYLCCDGAAFTTGQALAVDGGATAI